A genomic window from Methanocaldococcus fervens AG86 includes:
- a CDS encoding ATP-binding protein, whose protein sequence is MEVQIYLGRGKALGWRKYGDRTLRKLSIKTEEANHTLFIGGSGFGKTTVMRGMIEAIWTAYTEKGIYPLIFVFERKIDVSKAEKIKEIYYIETQKYSRAECMKKYGEKTWKYIEWYVQQIKKYPHFYGSPGDFAMGMPNVLGKYTRFSGTHSILGYFGLEPKAYPVTRFVFRPRRPLNHIKADNGWKTEVVDAKIKYSSINYAFLENLTNVGTGTLHGERLKRIWDIEGIRDPDKVLEIALKHEKNPESPSRTYMRIEETMDRLKKDKLFSPDENFFKHITPKRINIIDFSQNSDLTHEEENLIFKMIVDWAIKVAFKYKIPVFFFIDEIQNFITNSHGKAAITKIYREGRSLGINLFGATQFLTGLDKILIDGAMHVAIVGKIVRLDDAKLLASMVPNLDIDDIMMEECNSIDEYLKIKQKNKFRGYFIYDKQFCERIAYRHPQSL, encoded by the coding sequence ATGGAAGTGCAAATATATCTTGGTAGAGGAAAGGCATTGGGTTGGAGAAAGTATGGGGACAGAACTCTAAGAAAACTATCAATAAAAACAGAAGAAGCAAACCACACGTTGTTTATTGGAGGTTCAGGATTTGGAAAAACTACCGTCATGAGAGGAATGATAGAAGCAATATGGACAGCATACACCGAAAAAGGGATTTATCCACTAATCTTTGTTTTTGAAAGAAAAATTGACGTTTCAAAAGCTGAAAAAATTAAAGAAATTTATTATATTGAAACCCAAAAATACTCCCGAGCAGAATGTATGAAAAAATATGGGGAAAAGACATGGAAATACATAGAATGGTATGTCCAACAAATAAAAAAATATCCTCACTTTTATGGAAGCCCTGGAGATTTTGCAATGGGAATGCCTAATGTTTTAGGAAAATACACAAGATTTTCTGGGACACATTCTATTTTGGGTTACTTTGGATTAGAACCCAAAGCATACCCAGTTACTAGATTTGTATTTAGGCCAAGAAGACCTTTAAACCACATAAAAGCAGATAACGGCTGGAAAACTGAAGTTGTAGATGCAAAGATAAAATACAGCAGTATAAACTATGCATTTTTGGAAAACCTAACAAATGTTGGAACTGGAACACTGCATGGGGAAAGATTAAAAAGAATATGGGATATTGAAGGCATTAGAGACCCTGATAAAGTTTTAGAAATTGCATTAAAACATGAGAAAAACCCAGAAAGCCCATCAAGGACATACATGAGGATAGAAGAAACAATGGATAGGTTGAAAAAGGATAAGCTATTTTCCCCAGATGAAAACTTTTTCAAACACATAACTCCCAAAAGAATCAATATTATAGACTTTTCTCAGAATTCTGATTTAACCCATGAAGAAGAGAACCTTATTTTTAAAATGATTGTTGATTGGGCGATAAAAGTAGCATTCAAGTATAAAATTCCAGTCTTTTTCTTCATTGATGAAATTCAAAACTTCATAACAAACTCTCACGGTAAAGCAGCAATTACTAAAATATACAGAGAGGGAAGGTCGCTGGGAATAAACTTGTTTGGAGCTACCCAATTCTTGACAGGGCTGGATAAAATATTGATTGACGGTGCCATGCATGTGGCCATTGTTGGAAAAATAGTAAGATTAGACGATGCCAAGCTACTGGCAAGCATGGTTCCAAACCTTGACATTGATGACATTATGATGGAAGAGTGCAACTCTATAGATGAATACCTAAAAATTAAGCAGAAAAACAAATTCCGTGGCTATTTTATTTATGATAAACAATTTTGTGAGAGAATTGCCTATAGGCATCCACAATCCTTATAG